The Pseudomonas bijieensis DNA window CCAACAGGCTGGCCTGGTTGTGTTCGTTTTCCACGGTCAGCCAGACATGCCGGACCGGGTCTACCTGCTCGCGCACCCTGGCCGCCAGCTCCTGGAGAAAGTCCGGGTCTTCAATGGCGTGTACCGCGTCCAGGCGCAAGCCGTCGAAACGGTATTCCAGGAGCCACATGAGCGCGTTGTCGATGAAAAAGTCCCGTACCTCACGGCGCCGGAAATCAATCGCCGCGCCCCAGGGCGTGTGCTTGTCTTCGCGAAAGAAGCCCTTGGCGTAGCGGTGCAGGTAGTTGCCGTCGGGGCCGAAGTGGTTGTAGACCACATCGAGGATGACCGACAACCCATGGCCGTGGGCGCTGTCGATCAGATGCTTGAGCTGTTCGGGTGTGCCGTAGGAGGCCTGGGGTGCGTAGGGCAGGACGCCGTCGTAGCCCCAATTGCGATCCCCAGGAAACTGCGCCAGCGGCATCAGCTCGATAGCGGTGACGCCCAGCCCGGCCAGGCGTGCCAAATGCTGCTCGACTCCGTTGAAACCACCCAGGGCGCCGACGTGCAATTCGTAAATCACGGCTTCGTGCCAGGGGCGGCCGGACCATTGAGTGTGCCGCCATGAATAGGCATGCGGGTCGACCACCACGCTGTGGCGATCGATATCGCCGGCCTGGGCGCGAGAGGCTGGGTCCGGCACTTCCAGCTCGCCATCGATGTTGTAGCGGTAGCCGGTGCCAGCGGGGCAACGGGTCTGGATCATGAACCAGCCGTCGGCTTGGGGCAGTAGCGGTATTGAATCTCCAGTGTCGAGCTCGACACTGACAAAAAAGGCATCCGGGGCCCAAAGGGCGAAGCGGGTGTGCTCCTCATCCAGCATGACCGCCCCGTGGGTCCATGTCTCAGGCGTCCTTGACGTCATTGTTACCTCATTGTCTGGCCGATTTTCCCAGTGACTTAGCCACCAGCTGTTCGTAGAGTTCGGCGTAGGGTTCGACGGCCTTGCACCAGTTGAACGGCGCCGACATGGCCCGGCAGCGCATGGCGTTGAGCAGGTCGGGGAACTCGAAGACCTTGAAGGCCCGGCTCAGGGCCTGTTTGTAGCTTTCCACGGTGGACTCATCGAACAGGAAGCCGGTGATGCCATCTTCGATAGTGTCTGCCAGGCCTCCGGTATTGCGCGCAACCGGCAGTGAGCCGAAGCGTTGGGCGTACATCTGGCTCATGCCGCAGGGCTCGTAGCGAGACGGCATCAGCAGGAAATCGCTGCCGGCGAACATCCGCCGCGCATCGGTTTCGTTGAAGCCGATGCGCACGCCGATGCGTCCGGGAAAGCGCAGCGCGAGTTCGCGCATGGCCTGTTCTTCTTCCGGTTCGCCGCGGCCAATGATGGCGATCTGGCCGCCGGACTCGACGATGAACTCGGCGACCGCTTCGGTCAGGTCCAGGCCTTTCTGGTAGACCAGGCGCGAAACCACCGCGAATAGCGGGCCAGTGGAGTCATCGAGGCCAAAGAGTTCACGCACGTGGCTTGCGTTGACTCTCTTGCCTTCCCAGTCGCCCATGGCGAACTGGCGGAACAGATGCGTGTCGGTGGCCGAGTCCCAGCTTTCATCGATGCCGTTGGGGATGCCGCTGAGCAAGCCTTGTTGGGTCTTGGCCGCGAGGAAACCGTCGAGCCCGCAACCGAACGCCGGGGTGGTGATTTCCTGGGCGTAGGTGGCGCTGACGGTGGTGATATGGCTGGAGTAGGCCATCCCGGCCTTGAGGAACGACAGCTTGCCGTAGAACTCCATGCCTTCCTGTTGCAGGGCGTGCTCGGGGATGCCCAGTTCCGGGCAGGACGCCAGGCTGACGACGCCCTGATAGGCCAGGTTGTGGATGGTAAACAGCGTAGGGGTGCGTTGCCCACGCCAGTGCATGTAGGCCGGTGCCAGCCCGGCTGGCCAGTCGTGGGCGTGGACCAGGTCCGGGCACCAGTGGATCTGCGCGAGGTTGGCGGCGATGTCGGCGGCGGCCAGGCCCAGGCGGGCGAAGCGAATGTGGTTGTCGGGCCAGTCGCGACCGTTGTTGGCGCCGTAGGGGGAGCCTTCGCGGGCAAACAGTTCCGGGCAGATCAGTACGTAGATCACCAGGCCGTCGGCCATGTCCATGCGCCCGATCTTGCAGGGCGGCAGTGCTGCGTGGCCGCCCAGTTCGCCGATGATGTGGATCGGATTGCCGCTGTTCATCACTTGCGGATAACCGGGGATCAGCACCCGGACATCATGCAGCCCGGCCATGGCCCGGGGCAATGCGGAGGAGACGTCGCCCAGGCCGCCGGTCTTTACCAGGTCGGCGATTTCCGAAGTGACGAACAATACTTTCTTGCGGTTGGGATTCTGTCGAACGACGGGGAGCAGTGCCTTGCCGCCGGTGGCCAGCACCGGTGCCGTTGGCGATTCGGCCGCCGGCGGTAATTGCGAACGGACTTGTTGTGGTTCCAAGGCAGCACTGATCATAAATATCTCCCATTTTCTCGATCTGTTTCCGGCAAGCGCCAGAGCTGTTGTTTCATTGGCCGAATCCTGCGGCCAGGCGCACAAGCGCTACGCAAGGAAAGCGAACGGCTACCCAATGCGGCGAAGCGAATCAGCTGTGAAGGAGCTGTTGCAATGACCAGTGCAAGGACTGCACCAGTCGCTGTTGCCCTACCTCTAACCTGACCTGTCGCCGTTGCGAAAAGTTTCGACTTTTTTTCGTCCGGATGACCGGTCGGTTTTCTCCCCGGTTAGGCAGTCTAGGTCAGAACTTAGAGCGGTGCGGCTCGGTTCGTCGCATTGTCCGACAATCACGGTTTTTGTCGGCAATCTCCTACACGACAAAGAGGGATACGCACCGACGAAGTGCAGTTTCCTGAAAACAAAAAGGTGTAAAGGGGCAGCCTTGTGTCATCGGCGTGCGCGATGGAATGGCGTGATGCACCATTGGGGGGCGGGCGGAATGGAGGCGTTTTGATGGCTATTGTCTGCGCTGGAAGCACACTATCCTGTGGAGCGGGCTTGCTCGCGAATGCGGTGTATCAGCCAGCAAATGTGTGGCTGACAAACAGCATTCGCGAGCAAGCCCGCTCCTACAGAGAGGTATCCAGGATATTTGGGGCCGGGGCTTAGCCCGTCGGCGTCAGCAACCGAATCGGCGTGCCCGCCGCCCATGCCAGCAGGTCTTCGATCATCAGGGAATAGAACCGCTGGTAATTCTGTCGGCTGACGTAACCCACATGAGGCGTGGCCAGTACGTTTTCCAGGGTTCGGAAGGGATGGGCGGCTGGCAAGGGCTCCTGGGCGAAGACGTCCAGGGCGGCGCCAGCCAGGCGCTGGTGCTGGAGGGCGTCGATCAGGGCGGCTTCATCGACGATCGGCCCGCGTGAGGTGTTGACCAGCAGCGCCTCGGGCTTCATCCAGGCCAGTGCCTGGGCATCCACCAGGCCGCGGGTGCGTTCACCGAGCACCAGGTGGATCGAAAGAATGTCGGCCTGCTCGAACAAGGCCTGCTTGCTGACGTAGGTCACGCCGACTTCGGCGGCTCGCTCGGCGCTGAGGTTCTGGCTCCAGGCGATCACCCGCATGCCGAATACCTGGCCGAACTGCGCCACCCGCGTACCGATGCTACCCAGGCCGAGGATCGCCAGCGTCTTGCCGTGCAGGTCGCCGCCCAAGCCTTGCTGCCAGAGGCCGGCGCGCAGGGCATTGGCTTCCTGTACCAGGTTGCGGGTCAGGGCCATGATCAGCGCCCAGGTCAGTTCGGGCGTGGCGTGCTTGTAGCTGTCGGTCCCGCACACCTGGATGCCCAGTTCGGCGGCAGCCTTGAGGTCCAGGGCGGCATTGCGCATACCACCGGTGAGCAACAGCTTGAGATTGGGTAGGCGGCGCAGCAGGCCTTCGTCGAACAAGGTGCGCTCACGCATCACGCAGATTACTTCGAAGCGCTGCAGGCGCTCGGCGAGGGTGTCGCGGTCGGCGGGATAGTCGTGGACAAACGTCACCTGGCCGATGCGGTCCAGCACCGACCAATCCACCACGCCACGTGCCACATCTTGCCAATCGTCTATGACTGCTATTTGCACCGCCATGGAACACCTCGTCAGGGAATGGGTTTGTCCAACCAGCCCAGCAGGGCCTTGTGGAACCGGTCCGGCTCTTCCATCTGCGGGGCATGCCCCAGATTGGGGAACTCCACCAGAGTCGAACGGGGAATCAGCTCGGCCACCTGTTTGCCCAGCACCTCGTAGTGACCCAGCCTGGCCTTGACCGCCGGCGGCGCGATGTCACTGCCGATGGCGGTGGTGTCGGAGGTGCCGATCAGCAGCAGGGTGGGTACGGTCAGGTCTTTGAACTCGTAATAGACCGGCTGAGTGAAGATCATGTCGTAGATCAGCGCCGAGTTCCACGCCACTTGGCGATGCCCCGGGCCTTTGTTCAAGCCGGCGAGCATGTCTACCCAACGCTCGAACTCAGGCTTCCAGCGGCCTGCGTAATAGGTCGTGCGCTCGTAGTTGCGAATGCCCTCGGCGGTGACTTTCAGTTCCCGCGCGTACCATTGATCCACAGTGCGATAGGGGACGCCCAAGGCTTTCCAGTCTTCCAGGCCGATGGGGTTGACCATCGCCAGGCGTTCGACCTGGTCGGGAAACTGCAAGGCGTAACGGGTGGCGAGCATGCCGCCGGTGGAATGACCGAGGATGATGGCTTTCTGCACACCGAGGGCCTTGAGCAAGGCCTGGGTGTTGCTTGCCAATTGCTGGAAGCTGTACTGGTAATGCTCAGGTTTGCTCGATGTGCAGAAGCCGACCTGGTCCGCCGCGATGACCCGGTATCCGGCCTCGCTGAGGGTCTTGATCGAATCGCCCCAGGTGGCGGCGCAGAAATTCTTGCCGTGCATC harbors:
- the treZ gene encoding malto-oligosyltrehalose trehalohydrolase; protein product: MTSRTPETWTHGAVMLDEEHTRFALWAPDAFFVSVELDTGDSIPLLPQADGWFMIQTRCPAGTGYRYNIDGELEVPDPASRAQAGDIDRHSVVVDPHAYSWRHTQWSGRPWHEAVIYELHVGALGGFNGVEQHLARLAGLGVTAIELMPLAQFPGDRNWGYDGVLPYAPQASYGTPEQLKHLIDSAHGHGLSVILDVVYNHFGPDGNYLHRYAKGFFREDKHTPWGAAIDFRRREVRDFFIDNALMWLLEYRFDGLRLDAVHAIEDPDFLQELAARVREQVDPVRHVWLTVENEHNQASLLEHGYDAQWNDDGHNALHVLLTGETDAYYADYAEQPTEQLARCLSQGFVFQGHINRHGESRGEPSGHLPPSAFVLFLQNHDQIGNRALGERLHQLAVPQALQAATALLLLSPMIPLLFMGDEVAAEQPFLFFTSHHGELAELVREGRRSEFKAFSAFADPQKREQIPDPNAASTFEASRPSLESQGPEQQAHEALYRQLLKIRREEIVPRLPGAQALGADVLGRGAVSARWRLGDGSVLRIDLNLSDQPVAHSAPEEVRILFEHPQPLEGLLQQGVLAPYSALVSLTQATTLPNITGERL
- the glgA gene encoding glycogen synthase GlgA, whose amino-acid sequence is MISAALEPQQVRSQLPPAAESPTAPVLATGGKALLPVVRQNPNRKKVLFVTSEIADLVKTGGLGDVSSALPRAMAGLHDVRVLIPGYPQVMNSGNPIHIIGELGGHAALPPCKIGRMDMADGLVIYVLICPELFAREGSPYGANNGRDWPDNHIRFARLGLAAADIAANLAQIHWCPDLVHAHDWPAGLAPAYMHWRGQRTPTLFTIHNLAYQGVVSLASCPELGIPEHALQQEGMEFYGKLSFLKAGMAYSSHITTVSATYAQEITTPAFGCGLDGFLAAKTQQGLLSGIPNGIDESWDSATDTHLFRQFAMGDWEGKRVNASHVRELFGLDDSTGPLFAVVSRLVYQKGLDLTEAVAEFIVESGGQIAIIGRGEPEEEQAMRELALRFPGRIGVRIGFNETDARRMFAGSDFLLMPSRYEPCGMSQMYAQRFGSLPVARNTGGLADTIEDGITGFLFDESTVESYKQALSRAFKVFEFPDLLNAMRCRAMSAPFNWCKAVEPYAELYEQLVAKSLGKSARQ
- a CDS encoding D-2-hydroxyacid dehydrogenase family protein is translated as MAVQIAVIDDWQDVARGVVDWSVLDRIGQVTFVHDYPADRDTLAERLQRFEVICVMRERTLFDEGLLRRLPNLKLLLTGGMRNAALDLKAAAELGIQVCGTDSYKHATPELTWALIMALTRNLVQEANALRAGLWQQGLGGDLHGKTLAILGLGSIGTRVAQFGQVFGMRVIAWSQNLSAERAAEVGVTYVSKQALFEQADILSIHLVLGERTRGLVDAQALAWMKPEALLVNTSRGPIVDEAALIDALQHQRLAGAALDVFAQEPLPAAHPFRTLENVLATPHVGYVSRQNYQRFYSLMIEDLLAWAAGTPIRLLTPTG
- a CDS encoding alpha/beta fold hydrolase, which codes for MSRITARWLPSLFLTAALPLLAQAANPPEGPAYGAQLEGFEYPYTLKHFALQSQGQSLQMGYMDVPAQGKVNGRTVVLMHGKNFCAATWGDSIKTLSEAGYRVIAADQVGFCTSSKPEHYQYSFQQLASNTQALLKALGVQKAIILGHSTGGMLATRYALQFPDQVERLAMVNPIGLEDWKALGVPYRTVDQWYARELKVTAEGIRNYERTTYYAGRWKPEFERWVDMLAGLNKGPGHRQVAWNSALIYDMIFTQPVYYEFKDLTVPTLLLIGTSDTTAIGSDIAPPAVKARLGHYEVLGKQVAELIPRSTLVEFPNLGHAPQMEEPDRFHKALLGWLDKPIP